A window from Aquabacterium sp. NJ1 encodes these proteins:
- the secA gene encoding preprotein translocase subunit SecA, translated as MLPKILTSIFGSRNERLLKEYRRTVAKINALEPTFEPLSDDQLRAKTEEFKQRIAKGESLDALLPEAFAVVREGSKRVFKMRHFDVQMLGGMALHNGKIAEMRTGEGKTLTATLPVYLNALTGKGVHLVTVNDYLARRDAEWMGKLYNFLGLSVGINLPQMPREEKQAAYAADITYGTNNEYGFDYLRDNMVYEVEDRVQRGLNYAIVDEVDSILIDEARTPLIISGQAEDHTEMYVRINAVVPQLKKQIGEADPRTGEGVIEPGDFTADEKSRQIFLTEDGHENAERLLSEAGLLAEGASLYDAANITLMHHVYAALRAHHLFNKDQHYVVQNGEVIIVDEFTGRLMAGRRWSDGLHQAVEAKEGVEIQAENQTLASITFQNYFRMYNKLSGMTGTADTEAYEFQEIYGLETIVIPPNRILARKDQLDLVYKTAKEKYQAIAADIKECHERGQPTLVGTTSIENSELIAQLLTREGLPHQVLNAKQHAREAEIVAQAGRPGVITIATNMAGRGTDIVLGGNIEKDIQAVEADETLDHAAKEARIAAMKAEQAALNEQVKAAGGLRIIATERHESRRIDNQLRGRAGRQGDPGSSRFYLSLDDPLMRIFAGDRVRAIMDRLKMPEGEAIEAGIVTRSIESAQRKVEGHNFDMRKQLLEYDDVSNDQRKVIYQQRNEILETVDVVEAITNLRKGAMTDVVRTFVPAESLEEQWDLVTLEKVLKDEWQLEVDLVKWVEGQTAADDEDVLNRVIEAANQRYQDKTSVVGREQFASFERMVLLQSIDTHWREHLASLDYLRQGIHLRGYAQKNPKQEYKREAFELFGQLLDVVKMDVTRVLMTVQIKSQEEAEQAAQAIENQGESFMNVTYTHPNEDGSVAQETDPATVAAEVPRVGRNDPCPCGSGQKYKNCHGKLA; from the coding sequence ATGTTGCCCAAGATACTGACTTCGATTTTTGGTAGCCGTAACGAACGCCTGCTCAAAGAGTACCGGCGCACGGTGGCCAAGATCAACGCGCTGGAGCCCACTTTCGAGCCCTTGAGCGACGACCAGCTGCGCGCCAAGACCGAAGAGTTCAAGCAACGCATCGCCAAGGGCGAATCGCTCGACGCCCTCCTGCCTGAAGCGTTTGCGGTGGTGCGTGAAGGCTCCAAGCGCGTCTTCAAGATGCGCCACTTCGACGTGCAGATGCTGGGCGGCATGGCCCTGCACAACGGCAAGATCGCCGAAATGCGCACGGGCGAAGGCAAGACGCTGACCGCCACCCTGCCCGTCTACCTCAATGCCCTGACCGGCAAGGGCGTGCACCTGGTCACCGTCAACGACTACCTGGCACGCCGCGACGCGGAGTGGATGGGCAAGCTCTACAACTTCCTGGGCCTGAGCGTGGGCATCAACCTGCCCCAGATGCCCCGTGAAGAAAAGCAGGCCGCCTATGCCGCCGACATCACCTACGGCACCAACAACGAATACGGCTTCGACTACCTGCGCGACAACATGGTCTACGAGGTGGAAGACCGCGTGCAGCGTGGCCTGAACTACGCCATCGTCGACGAGGTGGACTCCATCCTGATCGACGAAGCCCGCACACCGCTGATCATCTCCGGCCAGGCAGAAGACCACACCGAGATGTACGTGCGCATCAACGCCGTGGTGCCGCAACTCAAGAAGCAGATCGGTGAAGCTGACCCGCGCACCGGTGAAGGCGTGATCGAGCCTGGTGACTTCACCGCCGATGAAAAATCCCGCCAGATCTTCCTGACTGAAGATGGCCACGAGAACGCCGAGCGCCTGCTGTCTGAAGCGGGCCTGCTGGCGGAAGGCGCCTCGCTGTACGACGCGGCCAACATCACCTTGATGCACCACGTGTACGCCGCCCTGCGCGCGCACCACCTGTTCAACAAGGACCAGCATTACGTGGTCCAGAACGGTGAAGTCATCATCGTGGACGAATTCACCGGCCGCCTGATGGCCGGTCGCCGCTGGTCCGATGGCCTGCACCAGGCAGTTGAAGCCAAGGAAGGCGTCGAGATCCAGGCTGAGAACCAGACCCTGGCCTCGATCACCTTCCAGAACTACTTCCGCATGTACAACAAGCTGTCCGGCATGACCGGTACGGCCGACACGGAAGCCTATGAATTCCAGGAAATCTACGGTCTGGAAACGATCGTCATCCCGCCCAACCGCATCCTTGCGCGCAAAGACCAGCTCGACCTGGTCTACAAGACCGCCAAGGAAAAGTATCAAGCTATCGCTGCGGACATCAAGGAATGCCACGAGCGTGGCCAGCCTACCCTCGTGGGCACCACCAGCATCGAGAACTCTGAACTGATCGCCCAGTTGCTGACGCGCGAAGGCTTGCCGCACCAGGTGCTCAACGCCAAGCAGCACGCCCGTGAAGCCGAGATCGTGGCCCAGGCAGGCCGCCCCGGTGTGATCACCATTGCCACCAACATGGCCGGCCGCGGTACCGACATCGTGCTGGGCGGCAACATCGAGAAGGACATCCAGGCCGTCGAAGCCGATGAGACGCTGGACCACGCCGCCAAGGAAGCCAGGATCGCCGCCATGAAGGCCGAGCAGGCTGCGCTGAACGAGCAGGTCAAGGCCGCAGGCGGCCTGCGCATCATCGCCACCGAGCGCCACGAATCCCGCCGCATCGACAACCAGCTGCGTGGCCGTGCCGGCCGCCAGGGTGACCCGGGCTCCTCGCGCTTCTACCTGTCGCTGGACGACCCGCTGATGCGCATCTTCGCGGGTGACCGCGTGCGCGCCATCATGGACCGCCTGAAGATGCCCGAAGGCGAAGCCATCGAAGCCGGCATCGTGACCCGCTCGATCGAAAGCGCCCAGCGCAAGGTCGAAGGCCACAACTTCGACATGCGCAAGCAGTTGCTGGAGTACGACGACGTGTCGAACGACCAGCGCAAGGTCATCTACCAGCAGCGCAACGAGATCCTCGAAACCGTGGACGTGGTGGAAGCCATCACCAACCTGCGCAAGGGCGCCATGACCGACGTCGTGCGCACCTTCGTGCCAGCCGAGAGCCTGGAAGAGCAGTGGGACCTGGTCACACTGGAGAAGGTGCTCAAGGACGAATGGCAGCTGGAGGTGGACCTCGTCAAGTGGGTGGAAGGCCAGACGGCCGCCGACGACGAAGACGTGCTCAACCGCGTGATCGAAGCCGCCAACCAGCGCTACCAGGACAAGACCAGCGTGGTGGGCCGCGAGCAGTTCGCCTCTTTCGAGCGCATGGTGCTGCTGCAGTCCATCGACACACACTGGCGCGAGCACCTGGCTTCGCTGGACTACCTGCGCCAGGGCATCCACCTGCGCGGCTACGCCCAGAAGAACCCCAAGCAGGAATACAAGCGCGAAGCCTTCGAGCTGTTCGGCCAGTTGCTGGACGTGGTCAAGATGGACGTCACCCGCGTGCTGATGACGGTTCAGATCAAGTCACAGGAAGAGGCCGAGCAGGCCGCCCAGGCCATCGAGAACCAGGGCGAGAGCTTCATGAACGTGACCTACACGCACCCCAACGAGGATGGCAGCGTGGCGCAGGAAACCGACCCGGCCACCGTGGCCGCCGAAGTGCCCCGCGTGGGCCGCAACGACCCCTGCCCTTGCGGCAGTGGCCAGAAGTACAAGAACTGCCACGGCAAGCTGGCCTGA
- a CDS encoding metal ABC transporter permease, whose product MSHNLITSLTLHAVDWSIVGPALIAGLLVLATHVPLGLQVLRKGIVFIDLAIAQIAGLGVIAADALGWEPQGWAVQGAAVLAALAGAALLTWTEKRWPDIQEALIGALFVLASCVGILLLAGNPHGGEHLKDLLVGQILWVTPGQLWAVAGLSALVLALWFGLGQRLGRAGFYLLFALAVTASVQLVGVYLVFSSLIMPALAVRNAPPGRQLPLAWGAGALAYAGGLALSAMLDMPSGAVVVLMMALVCVTLSSLTRKRLDTPAPAASLE is encoded by the coding sequence ATGAGCCACAACCTGATCACCAGCCTGACGCTGCACGCGGTGGACTGGTCCATCGTCGGGCCGGCGCTTATCGCCGGCCTCCTGGTGCTGGCCACCCACGTGCCGCTGGGCCTCCAAGTGCTGCGCAAAGGCATCGTCTTCATCGACCTGGCCATTGCGCAGATCGCGGGGCTGGGCGTGATCGCCGCTGACGCGCTGGGCTGGGAGCCGCAGGGCTGGGCCGTACAAGGTGCCGCCGTGCTGGCCGCCCTGGCCGGGGCCGCCTTGCTGACCTGGACGGAAAAGCGCTGGCCCGACATCCAGGAGGCCCTGATCGGCGCGCTGTTCGTGCTGGCATCGTGCGTGGGCATCCTGCTGCTGGCCGGCAACCCGCATGGCGGCGAGCACCTCAAGGATTTGCTGGTTGGCCAGATCCTGTGGGTGACACCGGGGCAGTTGTGGGCGGTGGCAGGCTTGTCGGCGCTGGTACTGGCCTTGTGGTTCGGTCTGGGCCAGCGCCTGGGCCGCGCGGGCTTTTACCTGCTGTTCGCGCTGGCCGTGACGGCCTCCGTTCAACTCGTCGGGGTCTACCTGGTGTTCAGCAGCCTGATCATGCCGGCGCTGGCTGTGCGCAACGCGCCACCCGGGCGGCAGTTGCCGCTGGCCTGGGGCGCGGGCGCCTTGGCCTACGCGGGGGGCCTGGCCTTGTCCGCCATGCTGGACATGCCCTCCGGCGCCGTGGTGGTGCTGATGATGGCGCTGGTTTGCGTCACCCTGAGCAGCCTGACCCGGAAACGCCTTGACACACCTGCCCCCGCCGCCTCCCTTGAATAA
- a CDS encoding metal ABC transporter solute-binding protein, Zn/Mn family, with amino-acid sequence MNTTTLRFIALPALTLLSALSTPAHALKVFACEPEWAALTKELAGDQASIYTATNALQDPHQVQAKPSLIAAVRNADLLVCTGAELEIGWLPVLLRQAGNPAVQSGQPGQFNAADYVKKLEVPTRLDRADGDVHASGNPHIQTDPRNIAAVAQALSKRLTEVDAAHASLYHNRLADFNIRWAQAMQRWDKLAAPLKGMPIVVQHKGFPYLENWLGLNEVISLEPKPGVEPSSAYLSTVLTQLQKQPAKMILRAAYNDGRGSQWLSERAHIPVAVLPFTVGGSDKAQDLFGLFDDTLAQLLKASK; translated from the coding sequence ATGAACACCACCACCTTGCGTTTCATCGCCCTGCCCGCCTTGACCCTGCTGAGCGCCTTGAGCACGCCCGCGCATGCCCTCAAGGTCTTTGCCTGCGAGCCCGAATGGGCTGCCCTGACCAAAGAGCTGGCCGGCGACCAGGCCAGCATCTACACCGCCACCAATGCCTTGCAGGACCCGCATCAGGTACAGGCCAAGCCCAGCCTGATCGCGGCTGTGCGCAATGCCGATTTACTCGTGTGCACAGGCGCCGAACTGGAGATTGGCTGGCTGCCTGTGCTGCTGCGGCAGGCTGGCAACCCGGCCGTGCAGTCAGGCCAGCCTGGCCAGTTCAACGCCGCGGACTACGTCAAGAAGCTGGAAGTGCCCACCCGGCTGGACCGCGCCGATGGTGACGTCCATGCCTCCGGCAACCCGCACATCCAGACCGACCCGCGCAACATCGCGGCAGTGGCCCAGGCCTTGAGCAAACGGCTGACTGAAGTGGACGCGGCCCACGCCAGCCTGTACCACAACCGCCTGGCGGACTTCAACATCCGCTGGGCCCAGGCCATGCAGCGCTGGGACAAGCTGGCCGCGCCGCTCAAGGGCATGCCCATCGTGGTGCAGCACAAGGGCTTTCCGTACCTGGAGAACTGGCTGGGCCTCAACGAGGTGATCTCGCTGGAGCCCAAGCCGGGCGTGGAGCCCAGCAGCGCCTACCTGTCCACGGTGTTGACGCAATTGCAGAAACAGCCCGCCAAGATGATCCTGCGCGCAGCCTACAACGATGGCCGTGGCTCGCAATGGCTGTCTGAACGCGCGCACATCCCGGTGGCGGTGCTGCCTTTCACCGTGGGCGGCAGCGACAAGGCGCAAGACCTGTTCGGGCTGTTCGACGACACGCTTGCGCAACTGCTGAAGGCCAGCAAATGA
- a CDS encoding M23 family metallopeptidase, with the protein MQILITTGVLSRTRVLQFTPLTLVLTALAMALPMMVLSLMLYHAVVLKAAHEHWPIISQAVRYVEKQELAQRDRYMRENLDAMAEKVGDLQAKLLHLEAVSERVAGMAGMKPDELKKIEAEPKGASGGPLVSMLETRPSARTLDELDNQMSSLQAMSERDSDLFTLIESHLFEKRLEALMVPSSAPVDGPIGSGFGFRTDPFTHRPALHTGLDFPADPGTPIFAAAGGVVLSAGPHPQYGQLVELDHGNGLVTRYAHTSRMLVKQGDLVKRGQKIAEVGSTGRSTGPHLHFEVLVEGVQQNPAKFLSSPGAVSTASQKSNTASLK; encoded by the coding sequence ATGCAGATTTTGATCACGACCGGCGTTCTGTCGCGAACCCGGGTGTTGCAGTTTACGCCCCTCACCCTGGTGCTGACGGCGCTGGCCATGGCCCTGCCCATGATGGTGCTCAGCCTGATGCTCTACCACGCGGTGGTGCTCAAGGCGGCCCATGAACACTGGCCCATCATCTCGCAGGCTGTGCGCTACGTGGAGAAGCAGGAGCTCGCTCAGCGCGACCGCTACATGCGCGAGAACCTCGACGCCATGGCCGAGAAAGTGGGCGATCTGCAAGCCAAGCTGCTGCACCTGGAAGCCGTGAGCGAACGCGTGGCCGGCATGGCAGGCATGAAGCCCGATGAGCTCAAGAAGATCGAGGCCGAGCCCAAGGGCGCCAGCGGTGGCCCGCTGGTCAGCATGCTGGAGACACGCCCCTCTGCCAGGACGCTGGACGAGCTCGACAACCAGATGAGCAGCCTGCAGGCCATGAGCGAGCGCGACAGCGACCTGTTCACGCTGATCGAATCCCACCTGTTCGAGAAGCGGCTGGAGGCCTTGATGGTGCCCAGCAGCGCGCCGGTTGACGGGCCCATTGGCTCGGGCTTCGGCTTTCGCACCGACCCCTTCACCCATCGCCCCGCCCTGCACACTGGGCTGGACTTCCCTGCTGACCCGGGCACGCCCATCTTCGCCGCAGCGGGTGGCGTGGTGTTGTCTGCCGGGCCGCATCCGCAGTATGGGCAACTGGTGGAGCTCGACCACGGCAATGGCCTGGTGACACGGTACGCGCACACCTCGCGCATGCTGGTCAAGCAGGGCGACCTGGTCAAACGCGGCCAGAAGATTGCCGAAGTGGGCAGCACCGGCCGCTCCACGGGGCCGCATCTGCACTTTGAGGTGTTGGTGGAAGGCGTGCAGCAGAATCCAGCGAAATTCCTGTCCAGCCCGGGGGCTGTTTCAACCGCTTCACAAAAGAGCAACACGGCTTCGCTAAAGTAA
- a CDS encoding DciA family protein encodes MSAGRYTRTATYKPMTPDVPQVTQAMGRSNQLGSLLKRLKLSQDCLEAIKPSLPPAMAAYVKAGPVDDEGWTLLAANSAVSAKLRQLQPRLIEVLAKKGLKVNAIRVRVQTGR; translated from the coding sequence ATGAGCGCAGGCCGCTACACCCGCACCGCCACCTACAAGCCCATGACACCTGATGTGCCTCAGGTGACGCAGGCCATGGGGCGCTCGAACCAGCTGGGCAGCCTGTTGAAACGGCTGAAGCTGTCTCAAGACTGCCTGGAGGCCATCAAGCCCAGCCTGCCGCCTGCCATGGCCGCCTACGTGAAAGCAGGCCCGGTGGACGATGAAGGCTGGACCCTGCTGGCGGCCAACTCGGCCGTGTCAGCCAAGCTGCGTCAGCTTCAGCCGCGCCTGATCGAGGTGCTGGCCAAAAAGGGGCTCAAGGTTAACGCAATCCGCGTGAGGGTTCAAACCGGGCGTTGA
- a CDS encoding NAD(P)/FAD-dependent oxidoreductase yields the protein MSEAVVIIGSGLAGYNVARELRKADANVPIVVVSRDHAGFYSKPMLSNALAGKKTAATLVMKPAEKMSEDIKGRVIANSAVTGIDTQARTVTLASGEVLTYRDLVLALGADPIRLPLKGDAADTVLSVNDLDDFARFAEALDTAAGGQPVKRVAILGAGLIGCEFANDLLHRGIEPTVLDLADRALARLLPAEASARLQDKLQAGGTTFRFGVGVQSVDKADGGLKLTLSDGSTMQTDLVLSAIGLKPRTHLATEAGVLTGRGVMVNRELATNVPHVYAVGDCAEVDGHLLPYVLPLMAQARALAATLAGKPTPVAYPAMPVVVKTPAWPTVVCPPPANAAGNWTVKADDESVEARFTAADNPEQLLGFALQGKAVTQRQAMAALVPAVLA from the coding sequence ATGAGCGAAGCGGTCGTCATCATCGGCTCCGGCCTGGCCGGCTACAACGTGGCGCGTGAACTGCGCAAGGCCGACGCGAACGTGCCCATCGTCGTCGTCAGCCGGGACCACGCGGGTTTTTATTCCAAGCCCATGTTGTCCAACGCGCTGGCCGGCAAGAAGACGGCCGCCACGCTGGTGATGAAGCCCGCCGAGAAGATGTCGGAAGACATCAAGGGCCGTGTGATCGCCAACAGCGCGGTCACCGGCATCGACACCCAGGCGCGCACCGTGACGTTGGCCAGCGGCGAAGTGCTGACCTACCGTGACCTGGTGCTGGCCCTGGGCGCCGACCCGATCCGCCTGCCTTTGAAGGGCGATGCGGCCGACACGGTGCTGTCCGTCAACGACCTGGACGACTTTGCCCGGTTCGCCGAGGCGCTGGACACCGCTGCTGGCGGCCAGCCGGTCAAGCGCGTGGCCATCCTGGGTGCGGGCCTGATTGGTTGCGAGTTTGCCAATGACCTGCTGCACCGCGGCATCGAGCCCACCGTGCTGGACCTGGCCGACCGCGCCCTGGCCCGCCTGCTGCCTGCGGAAGCCAGCGCCCGCCTGCAAGACAAGCTGCAGGCCGGTGGTACGACCTTCCGCTTTGGCGTGGGTGTGCAAAGCGTGGACAAGGCCGATGGCGGCCTGAAGCTCACGCTCAGCGATGGCAGCACGATGCAGACGGATCTGGTCTTGTCGGCGATTGGCCTCAAGCCGCGCACCCACCTGGCCACCGAAGCCGGCGTGCTCACCGGCCGTGGCGTGATGGTCAACCGCGAGCTGGCCACCAATGTGCCGCACGTCTACGCCGTGGGCGATTGCGCCGAGGTGGATGGCCACCTGCTGCCCTATGTGCTGCCGCTGATGGCCCAAGCCCGCGCCCTGGCCGCCACACTGGCTGGCAAGCCCACGCCTGTGGCCTACCCCGCCATGCCCGTGGTGGTGAAGACGCCGGCCTGGCCCACCGTGGTGTGCCCGCCGCCCGCCAACGCCGCCGGCAACTGGACGGTCAAGGCCGATGACGAATCGGTTGAGGCGCGCTTCACCGCCGCCGACAACCCGGAACAGTTGCTGGGCTTCGCCCTGCAAGGCAAGGCCGTGACGCAACGTCAGGCCATGGCTGCCCTGGTGCCGGCCGTTCTGGCCTGA
- a CDS encoding rubredoxin → MKTYQCVVCGFVYDESKGLPEDGIAPGTKWEDVPADWECPDCGVGKSDFEMIEI, encoded by the coding sequence ATGAAAACCTATCAATGTGTTGTGTGCGGCTTTGTGTATGACGAGTCCAAAGGGCTGCCCGAAGACGGTATCGCCCCCGGCACCAAGTGGGAAGACGTGCCTGCCGACTGGGAATGCCCGGACTGCGGCGTGGGCAAGTCCGACTTCGAAATGATCGAGATCTGA
- a CDS encoding rubrerythrin family protein, which translates to MSTPFHDPKSVTIQNLEAAFAGESMAHIKYRYFAKLCREMGDEETAKHFEHTADQEILHAFGHLDLLFPKANMTPAKALQFAIEGETYEYTTMYPSFRNAAVEEGRTDAVKEIDEQIAESKEHAAQFKAVLEKAAKRFAALAKVEEKHANAYQAVLDKISA; encoded by the coding sequence ATGAGCACCCCCTTCCACGATCCCAAGTCGGTCACCATCCAGAACCTCGAAGCTGCTTTCGCCGGCGAATCGATGGCCCACATCAAGTACCGCTACTTCGCCAAGCTGTGCCGCGAAATGGGCGACGAGGAAACCGCGAAGCACTTCGAGCACACCGCCGATCAGGAAATCCTGCACGCCTTCGGCCACCTGGACCTGCTCTTCCCCAAGGCCAATATGACGCCGGCCAAGGCCCTGCAGTTCGCCATCGAGGGTGAAACCTACGAGTACACGACCATGTACCCGAGTTTCAGAAACGCCGCAGTTGAGGAAGGCCGCACGGATGCGGTCAAGGAAATCGACGAGCAGATCGCCGAGTCCAAGGAGCACGCGGCACAATTCAAGGCTGTGCTCGAAAAGGCGGCCAAGCGCTTTGCCGCGCTGGCCAAGGTCGAGGAAAAGCACGCCAACGCCTACCAGGCGGTGCTGGACAAGATCTCGGCCTGA
- a CDS encoding SLBB domain-containing protein: MPPPPPPPLPPNDFQRFVLETTGQALPLFGSGFFDQTSYVPLANTPVSPDYRIGPGDEIQIRGWGSIDMDVRAVVDRDGLVHIPKIGAVNLAGVRSAQAEEAVRTAVGKYYKDFKLNVTLGQLHGITVYLVGQARKPGAYQLSSASTLISALFASGGPNQMGSMRHVLVKRAEKVVAELDLYAFLSKGDKSSDVRLQDGDTIVIPAAAGYMALSGKVSQPAVYELKNDKETVGSILTLAGGLPVMADPRRAQLERLDPGAKSPRSVEVFALDAAGFQRTLKRGDLLTVAAVVPEFVNAVTLRGNVATPIRSPWFKGMTVHDLIPGRGYLVSRASIRRQNDVLLSDDDKRNARSNAFETDPAKQQGGTVTPPASNQAINAVSGQTTAPPSQTDDKVVGDSADSLAQRIGNLVDEVNFEYAVIERVDTNQIKVQLLPFNLGQALDDARSPENLALQPGDIVTVFSVNDVRVPQAKRQVFVRVEGEVRRPGIYQMTPGASLVDLVNKAGGPTPDAYLFGASFYREDVKRMQQDNLEQLVRRLESQVDTRLSSAAASVSGSDSAGVAQLRIQAEANAQKQALQRLRNLKPTGRIMLGFQSDHPDFKQMPPLKLENQDRLVIPSRPDFVYVLGSVNTESAHIWEEGKSVQAYLDQSGLTSGADTDELFVIRADGGVISNSGRWFSSVRSAKVLPGDVIVLPEKTDHESAWSVFTRNAKDITQIVYQFSLGAAAIKTLRN; the protein is encoded by the coding sequence ATGCCGCCACCTCCGCCGCCGCCGCTTCCGCCCAACGATTTCCAGCGTTTCGTTCTCGAAACAACGGGGCAGGCATTGCCTTTGTTTGGCTCGGGGTTCTTCGATCAGACGAGTTACGTGCCGCTGGCCAACACACCGGTCTCGCCGGACTACCGCATCGGGCCGGGCGATGAAATCCAGATCCGGGGATGGGGCTCGATCGACATGGACGTGCGCGCCGTCGTTGACCGCGATGGCCTGGTCCATATCCCAAAGATCGGTGCCGTCAACCTGGCTGGCGTGCGCAGTGCACAGGCCGAAGAAGCGGTTCGCACTGCCGTGGGCAAGTACTACAAGGACTTCAAGCTGAATGTGACCCTGGGGCAGTTGCACGGGATCACGGTCTACCTTGTCGGGCAGGCCCGCAAGCCGGGTGCCTATCAACTCAGCAGTGCGTCCACCCTGATTTCCGCCCTTTTTGCCAGCGGCGGGCCCAATCAGATGGGGAGCATGCGCCATGTCCTGGTCAAGCGCGCCGAAAAAGTCGTTGCCGAGCTCGATCTCTACGCGTTCCTGTCCAAAGGAGACAAGTCGTCCGACGTTCGCTTGCAAGACGGCGACACCATTGTCATTCCTGCTGCGGCGGGCTACATGGCGCTGAGCGGCAAAGTGTCGCAACCGGCGGTGTATGAACTCAAAAACGACAAAGAAACAGTTGGCAGCATTCTGACGCTGGCTGGCGGCTTACCCGTGATGGCCGACCCGCGTCGCGCCCAGCTGGAGCGTCTGGACCCTGGAGCCAAATCGCCGCGCAGCGTGGAAGTCTTCGCGCTGGACGCTGCAGGATTCCAGCGCACCTTGAAGCGCGGCGACCTGTTGACGGTGGCTGCGGTGGTGCCCGAGTTCGTCAACGCCGTCACCCTGCGAGGCAATGTCGCCACACCCATTCGCAGCCCCTGGTTCAAGGGTATGACCGTCCATGATTTGATCCCTGGCCGTGGCTATCTGGTGTCCCGGGCGTCGATCAGAAGGCAAAACGATGTCCTGCTCAGCGATGACGATAAGCGCAACGCACGCAGCAACGCCTTCGAAACCGACCCGGCCAAGCAGCAGGGAGGGACTGTTACCCCGCCTGCGAGCAACCAGGCGATCAACGCGGTAAGTGGTCAGACGACGGCACCGCCATCGCAAACAGACGACAAGGTTGTTGGTGACAGCGCTGACAGCCTGGCGCAGCGCATTGGCAATCTCGTGGACGAAGTGAACTTCGAGTACGCCGTCATCGAACGCGTTGATACCAACCAGATCAAGGTCCAACTGTTGCCGTTCAATCTCGGGCAGGCATTGGACGACGCCCGAAGCCCGGAGAACCTGGCACTTCAACCGGGTGACATCGTGACGGTGTTCTCCGTCAACGATGTGCGTGTGCCGCAGGCAAAGCGTCAGGTCTTTGTGCGCGTAGAGGGCGAAGTCCGCCGGCCAGGCATCTACCAGATGACGCCTGGTGCAAGCCTGGTTGACCTGGTGAACAAGGCGGGTGGCCCGACACCGGATGCCTACCTTTTTGGTGCCTCGTTCTACCGCGAGGACGTCAAGCGCATGCAGCAAGACAACCTGGAGCAGTTGGTCCGCAGACTGGAGTCCCAGGTCGATACCCGGCTGAGCAGCGCGGCAGCCAGCGTGTCCGGATCAGACTCTGCGGGGGTTGCGCAGTTGCGCATACAGGCAGAGGCCAACGCACAAAAGCAGGCTCTTCAGCGTTTGCGCAACCTCAAACCCACGGGTCGCATCATGCTGGGGTTCCAGTCTGATCATCCCGATTTCAAACAAATGCCGCCGCTGAAACTCGAAAATCAGGACAGGTTGGTGATCCCCTCAAGGCCAGATTTTGTGTACGTGCTGGGCTCGGTCAACACCGAGTCGGCCCACATCTGGGAGGAAGGCAAGAGCGTTCAGGCGTATCTTGACCAATCTGGTTTGACCAGCGGGGCGGATACCGACGAGCTTTTCGTGATCAGGGCCGATGGCGGCGTGATCTCCAACAGCGGCCGCTGGTTCTCCAGCGTTCGCAGTGCAAAGGTCTTGCCGGGTGATGTCATCGTCCTGCCCGAGAAGACCGACCACGAGAGCGCATGGAGCGTGTTCACACGCAATGCCAAGGACATCACGCAGATTGTTTACCAGTTCAGTCTGGGGGCTGCGGCGATCAAGACGTTGAGGAACTGA